TCAGCCGCGTCGGCACCACGAACCCACGCTGCGCGAGCGACGGATAACCGCGCTTCATCGCACCCCCTTGCCAGCGTGACGAATCCGGACGATCGACGAGCGTCCGGCAGCCCCGTTCAGGTCTCGAATGATCTCGGTGCGCGCCTCGCGCAGCTCGGCGATCGAGCGATACTTCACGCGCCGGTCGGCGTACTGCACCTCCAGTTCGCCCTTCGCGATCGCGGACTGGATGCGCTCCAGATCCTCTTTTTTGTATCCCATGAACACCTCCTAGCGGCGCGTCAGATAGGTCGACCTTCCGACGCGACGCCCCTGAATGCGCGAAACCCCGCTCGGGGGCGGGGTTTCGGCGGGTTTTGCTACCGGCGGCGACGGCCGCGGTGCCTCTACAACTTCCGGTTCACCGGGCGGATCGGGCAGTGCCTCGACAGGCAACGCCGAAGGCAGCACGTCCAGCACGGGAACCGCGTCGAACAGCGAGACCTGCGAGACGCGATGCTGCTCGACCTGCCAGTGCGCCTCGGTCATCAGGTGCACCTTGACGCTGCGGGCCGCGTGAAGCGCGTACCCCTCGCAGTCGAGCGCCTCATTTCGCGGTCCGATCTTCTTCCACACGCGCTTACCACCTCGCGGACCCGGAACCTTCACCTC
The nucleotide sequence above comes from Burkholderia pyrrocinia. Encoded proteins:
- a CDS encoding phage head-tail joining protein — translated: MGYKKEDLERIQSAIAKGELEVQYADRRVKYRSIAELREARTEIIRDLNGAAGRSSIVRIRHAGKGVR